One Cucumis sativus cultivar 9930 chromosome 1, Cucumber_9930_V3, whole genome shotgun sequence DNA segment encodes these proteins:
- the LOC101218350 gene encoding telomere repeat-binding protein 5, which produces MVLQKRLDYGFHGYQVPTKPRATRSARKRSLCRKGTEGSQMRAFDLLATVADKLLHGTDGPTTTATDTSTVNDRNAVMNKELDANSLLKVEPSDGGSCYQGLVPETILSGHNKKCDRNDSLPQHDEHSPQLVSIVTNFEKCRKEMENLVSEVHLGSPSSKESDNCELDRKHKVTVKYELHKTEELLTGAQNQDDSCKREDPVIWDQKARLLGNNSDSCGKMTQDKKFVQNSSFATQNNVKVDDRDDDENSSGCTHPVSSIKSFRTLPSSRDRRIRKVSASKSWKVVPRYRDESLSKSDGSWKSMFRSKSSHDSCRRQKSQMNIPFKKRKFFDCTSTVSNSDGGINSEGLSDSTGKVVNTDKSGRSCSASGQGHQKSFPSKDSHVKIRIKSFRVPELFIEIAETATVGSLKRTVMEAVTAILGGGLRVGVLLQGKKIRDDNKTLFQTGISHDNQLDSLGFALEPNPSRTPHALDQEDCPCILPHDAAEPPTRYSRNASADNPGSSTVLSEPHGDSLGNFIESDHDSAPSPTDTSNHKSSTDSKALVTVPEMTVEALNVVPMHRKSKRSEVAQRRIRRPFSVAEVEALVQAVEKLGTGRWRDVKLRAFDNAKHRTYVDLKDKWKTLVHTARISPQQRRGEPVPQELLDRVLTAHAYWSKQQAKYQLKRQPETCLLL; this is translated from the exons ATGGTGCTTCAGAAGAGGTTAGATTATGGGTTCCATGGCTACCAAGTGCCAACCAAGCCTCGAGCTACTAGATCGGCCAGG AAGAGAAGTTTATGTAGAAAGGGCACTGAGGGTAGTCAAATGCGTGCTTTTGATTTGTTGGCTACCGTTGCTGACAAGTTGTTGCATGGGACAGATGGTCCTACCACGACTGCTACTGATACATCAACCGTAAATGATAGGAATGCAGTTATGAACAAAGAATTGGATGCAAACAGTTTGCTCAAAGTCGAGCCTTCTGATGGAGGCAGCTGTTACCAGGGCCTTGTCCCAGAGACCATTTTATCAGGacacaataaaaaatgtgataGAAATGATTCTCTTCCACAGCATGATGAACATTCACCACAATTAGTTTCCATAGTAACAAATTTCGAGAAGTGCAGGaaggaaatggaaaatttaGTTAGCGAAGTACATCTAGGCTCCCCTAGTAGCAAGGAGTCTGATAATTGTGAATTGGACCGTAAGCATAAAGTTACGGTAAAATATGAGTTGCATAAAACTGAAGAGCTGCTTACTGGAGCTCAGAATCAGGATGACTCGTGCAAGAGAGAGGATCCTGTTATATGGGACCAGAAAGCTCGTTTGTTAGGTAATAATTCAGATAGTTGTGGCAAGATGACTCAGGACAAAAAATTTGTTCAGAACTCTTCTTTTGCAACTCAGAATAATGTAAAAGTAGATGATAGAGATGATGACGAAAACTCTTCTGGGTGTACTCACCCAGTCTCCTCAATAAAGTCCTTTAGGACATTACCTAGTAGTAGAGACCGAAGAATAAGGAAAGTATCAGCTTCCAAATCTTGGAAAGTAGTTCCGAGATACAGGGATGAATCACTTTCAAAGTCTG ATGGGAGTTGGAAATCTATGTTCCGCAGTAAGAGCTCTCACGACAGTTGCAGACGGCAGAAATCTCAAATGAACATTCcttttaaaaagaggaaattcTTTGACTGTACTAGCACAGTGTCAAATTCTGACGGTGGAATTAATTCAGAGGGTCTTTCTGATTCAACTGGGAAGGTTGTCAATACAGATAAGTCAG GGAGATCGTGTTCTGCATCTGGTCAGGGCCATCAGAAGTCTTTCCCATCCAAAGATTCTCATG TGAAAATTAGGATAAAATCTTTTAGGGTGCCAGAGCTCTTTATTGAGATTGCCGAGACTGCTACTGTTGGTTCATTGAAG AGGACCGTAATGGAAGCAGTGACTGCTATTCTTGGTGGTGGATTACGAGTTGGCGTTCTTCTTCAGGGGAAGAAGATTAGAGATGacaataaaactttatttcaGACTGGAATTTCTCATGACAACCAGCTTGATTCATTGGGATTTGCCCTTGAGCCTAATCCTTCACGAACACCTCATGCCTTGGACCAAGAAGATTGTCCTTGTATTCTTCCACATGATGCCGCCGAACCTCCAACCAG GTATTCACGGAATGCCTCAGCAGATAATCCAGGCAGTAGCACTGTACTGTCCGAGCCTCATGGAGATTCCTTAGGTAATTTCATTGAGAGTGACCATGATTCGGCACCCTCCCCCACCGATACGTCAAATCACAAGAGCTCAACAGACTCTAAAGCCTTGGTCACTGTACCAGAAATGACAGTGGAGGCACTTAATGTGGTTCCCATGCATAGAAAATCTAAGCGGTCTGAGGTTGCACAGCGTCGAATTCGCAGACCCTTCTCTGTTGCTGAAGTGGAGGCATTGGTTCAAGCTGTTGAGAAACTTGGTACAGGAag GTGGAGAGATGTTAAACTCCGTGCATTTGATAATGCAAAGCATAGAACTTACGTGGATTTGAAG GACAAATGGAAAACACTGGTGCACACGGCGAGAATATCCCCACAGCAAAGAAGGGGAGAACCCGTGCCACAGGAGCTTTTGGACCGAGTCTTGACCGCGCACGCTTACTGGTCGAAGCAGCAAGCTAAGTACCAGCTAAAGCGGCAGCCAGAGACATGTCTTCTCctttga